A window of the Bradyrhizobium diazoefficiens genome harbors these coding sequences:
- a CDS encoding alkaline phosphatase D family protein, with amino-acid sequence MATLRASRAWTRRQFLVRSTSSLAIASLAKPCISRAADRPQIAGGIQSGDVSDGSAVIWARADRPARMQVECSTVESFKTIIASASRDALPDADFTAKLQLDDLPPGQDIFYRVRFDDIATGIAGENRVGHFRTAPAEGKSISFLWSGDVAGQGWGIDISRGGYRSYRTMLDNRPDFFIHSGDHIYADCTIPSEQKLPNGETWRNVVTEEKAQVAHTLAQFRGNYKYNHLDENFRAFHAQVPMFAQWDDHEVTNDWSPTGSYDDAGHEDDGTPRLVARARRAFFDFMPIRDIGARQGRVYRKIAYGPLLDVFMIDMRSYRDETWNKGNDHRGWILGAEQLAWLKRELAASRATWKVIAADLPIGLISLDAVALGDGPPDRREHEIADLLASIKRAGVRNIVWLTADMHYTAAHYYDPNKAQFSDFEPFWEFVSGPLHAGTWGPGELDNTFGPVAMYRNGCSEAQGENLAPCFGLQFFGRVDIDGAGGVMTVTLKDVDNRDLWSVDIVPQPQARPAMVAQHS; translated from the coding sequence ATGGCAACGCTCCGCGCCTCGCGCGCATGGACCCGGCGGCAGTTTCTGGTCCGCTCCACGTCCTCTCTCGCCATCGCCTCGCTCGCAAAACCCTGTATCAGCCGCGCGGCCGATCGCCCGCAGATCGCGGGCGGGATCCAGTCGGGCGACGTGTCCGATGGCTCGGCCGTGATCTGGGCGCGCGCCGACCGGCCTGCGCGGATGCAGGTAGAATGCTCGACCGTCGAGAGCTTCAAAACGATCATTGCCTCGGCGTCGCGTGACGCACTGCCCGACGCAGACTTCACCGCAAAGCTGCAGCTCGACGATTTGCCGCCCGGGCAGGACATCTTCTATCGCGTGCGCTTCGACGACATCGCGACCGGCATCGCCGGCGAAAACCGCGTCGGACATTTCCGCACCGCGCCGGCCGAGGGGAAATCGATCTCGTTCCTGTGGTCCGGCGATGTCGCGGGGCAGGGGTGGGGCATCGACATCTCGCGCGGCGGCTATCGCAGCTATCGCACCATGCTCGACAACCGACCGGATTTCTTCATCCACTCCGGCGACCATATCTATGCCGACTGCACGATCCCGTCCGAACAGAAGCTGCCAAACGGCGAGACCTGGCGCAACGTCGTGACCGAGGAGAAAGCGCAAGTCGCGCACACGCTGGCGCAGTTTCGCGGCAACTACAAATACAACCATCTCGACGAGAATTTTCGCGCCTTCCACGCGCAAGTGCCGATGTTCGCGCAATGGGACGATCATGAGGTCACCAACGACTGGTCGCCGACCGGCAGCTATGACGATGCCGGCCATGAGGACGACGGCACGCCGCGCCTGGTCGCGCGTGCCCGCCGCGCCTTCTTCGACTTCATGCCGATCCGGGACATCGGCGCGCGGCAGGGACGGGTCTATCGCAAGATCGCCTACGGCCCGCTGCTCGACGTCTTCATGATCGACATGCGCAGCTACCGCGACGAGACCTGGAACAAGGGCAACGATCATCGCGGCTGGATTCTGGGCGCCGAGCAGCTCGCCTGGCTGAAGCGGGAGCTCGCCGCTTCGCGCGCGACCTGGAAGGTGATCGCGGCCGACCTGCCGATCGGCCTGATCAGCCTCGATGCCGTCGCGCTCGGCGACGGTCCGCCGGACAGACGTGAGCACGAGATCGCCGATCTGCTCGCATCGATCAAGCGCGCGGGCGTCCGCAACATCGTCTGGCTCACCGCCGACATGCATTACACGGCCGCGCACTACTATGACCCGAACAAGGCGCAGTTCAGCGATTTCGAGCCGTTCTGGGAGTTCGTCTCCGGCCCCCTGCATGCCGGCACCTGGGGCCCGGGCGAGCTCGACAACACGTTTGGCCCCGTGGCGATGTACCGGAACGGGTGTAGCGAAGCCCAGGGCGAGAACCTCGCGCCGTGCTTCGGCCTACAGTTCTTCGGCCGCGTCGACATCGATGGCGCCGGTGGCGTGATGACCGTGACCTTGAAGGACGTCGACAACCGCGACCTCTGGTCCGTCGACATCGTGCCCCAGCCGCAGGCGCGCCCGGCTATGGTTGCGCAGCATTCGTGA
- a CDS encoding aldo/keto reductase codes for MDNVKTQGISMPKLGLGTFRMQGDACRAAVESALSIGYRHIDTAEMYANEEAIGAALAAGSVPRGELHVTTKVWHENLAPDAIRRAFDASLKKLRLDHVDLYLVHWPSKSANWGAVFETLMKLKEEGRTRAIGVANFTTALLKIAVEDVKAPIACNQIEYHAMLDQSKVLAYLNAKSIPLVAYCPLAQGRIASDPMLAEIGARHNASAAQVALKWLLDQDGVAAIPKASRRESQQANLDSLKIKLDDADREKIAALPKDRRCVNPGFAPAWD; via the coding sequence ATGGACAATGTGAAAACACAGGGCATCAGCATGCCCAAGCTTGGCCTCGGCACCTTCCGCATGCAGGGCGATGCCTGCCGCGCCGCGGTCGAGAGCGCGCTGTCGATCGGCTATCGCCATATCGATACCGCCGAAATGTATGCCAACGAGGAGGCTATCGGCGCCGCGCTGGCGGCGGGCTCCGTGCCGCGTGGTGAGCTGCACGTCACGACAAAGGTCTGGCACGAAAATCTGGCGCCGGACGCGATCCGCCGCGCCTTCGATGCCAGCCTGAAGAAACTGAGGCTCGACCACGTCGATCTCTATCTCGTGCACTGGCCGTCGAAGTCGGCGAACTGGGGCGCGGTGTTCGAGACCCTGATGAAGCTGAAGGAAGAGGGGCGCACGCGGGCGATCGGCGTTGCCAATTTCACCACGGCGTTGCTCAAGATCGCGGTCGAGGATGTCAAGGCGCCGATCGCCTGCAACCAGATCGAATATCACGCGATGCTGGATCAATCGAAAGTGTTGGCCTATCTCAACGCCAAGTCGATTCCGCTCGTCGCGTATTGCCCGCTGGCGCAGGGGCGTATTGCCTCGGACCCGATGTTGGCGGAAATCGGCGCCAGGCACAACGCGAGCGCCGCGCAAGTGGCATTGAAATGGCTGCTCGACCAGGATGGTGTCGCCGCGATCCCGAAGGCATCACGCCGCGAGAGCCAGCAGGCCAATCTGGACTCGCTGAAGATCAAGTTGGATGATGCCGACCGCGAGAAGATCGCAGCGCTGCCGAAGGACAGGCGTTGCGTCAATCCGGGCTTCGCGCCGGCTTGGGATTAG
- a CDS encoding helix-turn-helix domain-containing protein, whose amino-acid sequence MLNQVMDFAGEVLPGSCALPPYSETAFLAELGERLRSSRTRCELSRRELARRSGISERYIAQIEAGKGNVSIVLLLRLASAIHRSQPPVA is encoded by the coding sequence ATGCTGAATCAAGTGATGGATTTCGCGGGCGAGGTGCTGCCGGGAAGCTGTGCGCTGCCGCCTTATTCCGAGACCGCGTTCCTGGCCGAGCTGGGCGAGCGCCTGAGGTCCTCGCGCACGCGTTGCGAGCTGTCGCGCCGGGAACTCGCCCGCCGCTCCGGGATTTCAGAGCGCTACATCGCCCAGATCGAGGCCGGCAAGGGCAACGTCTCGATCGTCCTGTTGCTGCGGCTGGCCTCCGCGATCCACCGCAGCCAGCCCCCGGTGGCCTAA
- a CDS encoding PLP-dependent aminotransferase family protein, with amino-acid sequence MTSSFDFAPLFPAGLPAPSARWTGLAKYNFVGGNNDSEQVPVDELIEAANQALRREGRSLATYGLAHGPQGYLPLREFLVTKLKRDAGISCTVDDLMIVSGSLQALDLVNNTLLARGDTVIVEQETYQGSLQRLMRLGVNTIGIPLDDDGMRMDALASTLADLKGRGTRPKYIYTIPTVQNPTGSIMPETRRVELLRLSAEYGVPVFEDDCYADLVWSGQRPPAIHALSKNGGVIHIGSFSKSIAPALRVGFIVAPWDVMSRMLALKTDAGSGALEQMVLGTYCKPHFASHVPALTKTLRTKLDTLMEALNEQFGTAAEFEEPKGGIFLWVKLPDQVDTLKLYQAALAAGVSINPGPEWSTNKGHSGSRLRLCFASPSHQQIREGVAVLAEVCRKEFGVPSRSANVEKRA; translated from the coding sequence ATGACGTCCAGCTTCGATTTCGCGCCCCTGTTTCCCGCAGGGCTGCCGGCCCCTTCTGCGCGCTGGACGGGTCTCGCCAAATACAACTTTGTCGGCGGCAACAACGATTCCGAGCAGGTGCCGGTCGACGAGCTGATCGAGGCCGCCAATCAGGCCTTGCGACGCGAGGGCCGCTCGCTTGCCACCTACGGCCTGGCGCACGGCCCGCAGGGTTACCTCCCCCTGCGCGAATTCCTGGTGACAAAACTGAAGCGCGATGCCGGCATCAGCTGCACGGTCGACGATCTCATGATCGTCTCCGGCTCGCTCCAGGCACTCGACCTCGTCAACAACACGCTGCTGGCGCGCGGCGACACCGTGATCGTCGAGCAGGAGACGTATCAGGGATCCCTGCAGCGGCTGATGCGGCTGGGCGTCAACACCATCGGCATTCCGCTCGACGACGACGGCATGCGCATGGATGCGCTGGCCTCGACGCTTGCCGATCTGAAGGGCCGCGGCACCCGGCCGAAATACATCTACACCATTCCGACCGTGCAGAATCCGACCGGCAGCATCATGCCGGAGACACGCCGCGTCGAGTTGCTGCGGCTTTCGGCCGAATATGGCGTGCCCGTCTTCGAGGACGATTGCTATGCCGACCTGGTCTGGTCGGGGCAACGGCCGCCCGCGATCCACGCCTTGAGCAAAAATGGCGGCGTGATCCATATCGGCTCGTTCTCGAAATCGATCGCGCCGGCGCTACGCGTCGGCTTCATCGTGGCGCCCTGGGATGTGATGTCGCGGATGCTGGCGCTGAAGACGGATGCCGGCTCCGGCGCGCTGGAGCAGATGGTGCTCGGCACCTATTGCAAGCCGCATTTCGCGAGCCACGTGCCGGCGCTGACCAAGACGCTGCGCACCAAGCTCGACACGCTGATGGAGGCCCTCAACGAGCAGTTCGGGACCGCGGCCGAATTCGAGGAGCCCAAGGGCGGCATCTTCCTGTGGGTGAAGCTGCCCGACCAGGTCGATACGCTGAAGCTCTATCAGGCTGCGCTCGCCGCCGGCGTCTCGATCAATCCCGGACCGGAATGGTCGACCAACAAGGGCCACTCAGGCTCGCGCCTGCGCTTGTGTTTTGCGAGCCCCTCGCATCAGCAGATCCGCGAAGGCGTCGCCGTGCTGGCCGAGGTCTGCCGCAAGGAGTTCGGCGTGCCCTCTCGCAGCGCCAATGTGGAGAAGCGGGCGTGA
- a CDS encoding DUF3124 domain-containing protein, with amino-acid sequence MVLLGPLGSALPAVAQPNVNLEQTFADSLTALPKEEVAVSGGFYVPAYSSVAMSRGKLRVDFSVTLSVHNASESQPLVVRRIAYFDTAGKQVESYLKAPVAVKPLATISIFIPTDDVRGGTGANFIVDWAATGEIAEPVVEALMVGGVANAHYAFISQGRPTRSVSKK; translated from the coding sequence ATGGTCCTGCTAGGTCCGCTCGGGTCCGCTCTGCCGGCAGTCGCGCAGCCCAACGTGAACCTTGAACAGACCTTCGCCGATTCGCTCACGGCGCTGCCGAAGGAGGAAGTCGCCGTCTCCGGCGGCTTCTACGTGCCGGCTTATTCCAGCGTCGCAATGAGCCGGGGCAAGCTGCGGGTCGATTTTTCGGTGACGCTGAGCGTCCACAACGCTTCTGAAAGCCAGCCGCTGGTGGTGCGGCGCATCGCCTATTTCGACACTGCGGGAAAGCAAGTCGAGAGCTATCTGAAGGCACCGGTCGCCGTGAAGCCGCTCGCCACCATCTCGATCTTCATTCCGACCGACGATGTGCGCGGCGGGACCGGCGCCAATTTCATCGTCGACTGGGCCGCCACAGGCGAGATCGCCGAGCCGGTTGTCGAGGCCTTGATGGTTGGCGGCGTCGCCAATGCGCATTACGCTTTCATCAGCCAGGGACGTCCGACCAGGAGTGTCAGCAAGAAATAG
- the ribB gene encoding 3,4-dihydroxy-2-butanone-4-phosphate synthase — protein sequence MPDTVQEVLQAFALGELVVVTDDEDREGEGDLIVAASFCTAEKMAFIIRHTSGIVCAPVTTEDARRLRLDPMVAHNDSAHTTAFTVSIDYKPDGGTGISAEERASCCRALSNPNVGANDFARPGHIFPLIAKDGGVLLRSGHTEAAVDLCKLSGLPPVGVISELMNDDGSVMKGEQVAQFAAKHKLKHVTIADMIAYRQAREKLIERVSTFTTESPIGPLQGYAYRSPFDSIAHVAFVYNGVGDGKNVLTRFHKPNIVKDTFTGHKRMAAVLEHFKKSGRGVLVYLRDGAAGVPVAPLPDESATEADRNRQWREVGVGAQILRDLGVTSIRHLTSSVHDYKGLSGFGIEIVANEQLES from the coding sequence ATGCCCGATACCGTTCAGGAAGTCTTGCAGGCCTTTGCCCTGGGTGAACTCGTCGTCGTGACCGACGACGAAGATCGCGAAGGCGAGGGCGATCTGATCGTCGCCGCCTCATTCTGCACGGCGGAAAAGATGGCCTTCATCATCCGCCACACCTCCGGCATCGTCTGCGCGCCTGTTACCACCGAGGACGCGCGGCGGCTGCGGCTCGATCCGATGGTCGCCCACAACGATTCCGCCCACACCACAGCCTTCACGGTCTCGATCGACTACAAGCCCGACGGCGGCACCGGCATCTCGGCCGAGGAACGCGCCTCCTGCTGCCGTGCGCTGTCCAATCCCAATGTCGGCGCCAACGACTTCGCCCGGCCGGGCCACATCTTCCCGCTGATCGCCAAGGACGGCGGCGTGCTCCTGCGGTCGGGCCACACCGAGGCCGCGGTCGATCTCTGCAAGCTCTCGGGCCTGCCGCCGGTCGGCGTCATCAGCGAATTGATGAACGACGACGGCAGCGTGATGAAGGGCGAGCAGGTCGCGCAATTCGCCGCCAAGCACAAGTTGAAGCACGTCACCATCGCCGACATGATCGCTTATCGCCAGGCGCGCGAAAAGCTGATCGAGCGGGTCTCGACCTTCACCACAGAAAGTCCGATCGGGCCGCTCCAGGGCTATGCCTACCGCTCGCCGTTCGATTCGATCGCCCACGTCGCTTTCGTCTACAATGGCGTCGGCGACGGCAAGAACGTGCTGACGCGCTTCCACAAGCCGAACATCGTCAAGGACACCTTTACCGGCCACAAGCGCATGGCGGCCGTGCTCGAGCACTTCAAGAAGTCCGGCCGCGGCGTGCTGGTCTATCTGCGCGACGGCGCGGCCGGTGTCCCTGTCGCCCCGCTGCCTGATGAGAGCGCGACGGAAGCCGACCGCAACCGCCAGTGGCGCGAAGTCGGTGTCGGCGCGCAGATCTTGCGCGATCTCGGCGTCACCTCGATCCGCCATCTCACCTCGTCGGTGCATGACTACAAGGGCCTCTCGGGCTTCGGCATCGAGATCGTCGCCAACGAGCAGCTCGAAAGCTAG
- a CDS encoding acyl-CoA dehydrogenase, whose translation MSVRPQTKDKPAAASFQWDDPFLLDEQLTEDERMVRDTARAYAQDKLMPRVTKAYLEEKTDREIFNEMGELGLIGITLPEEYGCANASYVAYGLVAREIERVDSGYRSMNSVQSSLVMYPIYAYGDENQRKKYLPKLASGEWVGCFGLTEPDAGSDPAGMKTRAEKVSDGYRLTGSKMWISNAPIADVFVVWAKSAEHDNQIRGFVLEKGMKGLSAPKIGGKLSLRASITGEVVMDGVVVPEDALLPNVSGLKGPFGCLNRARYGISWGALGAAEDCMHRARQYTLDRKQFGKPLAATQLVQKKLADMETEIALGLQGSLRVGRLMDEGKFAPEMISLMKRNNCGKALDIARVARDMHGGNGISAEYHVMRHVHNLETVNTYEGTHDVHALILGRAITGIQAFF comes from the coding sequence ATGAGCGTGCGCCCTCAGACCAAGGACAAGCCGGCTGCGGCTTCCTTCCAGTGGGACGATCCGTTCCTGCTCGATGAGCAGCTGACCGAAGACGAGCGCATGGTGCGCGACACGGCGCGCGCCTACGCCCAGGACAAGCTGATGCCGCGCGTCACCAAGGCCTATCTGGAAGAGAAAACCGACCGCGAGATCTTCAACGAGATGGGCGAGCTCGGCCTGATCGGCATCACGCTGCCGGAGGAATATGGCTGCGCCAACGCGAGCTACGTGGCTTATGGCCTCGTCGCGCGCGAGATCGAGCGGGTCGATTCCGGCTATCGTTCGATGAACTCGGTGCAGTCCTCGCTGGTGATGTACCCGATCTACGCCTATGGCGACGAGAACCAGCGCAAGAAATATCTGCCGAAGCTCGCCAGCGGCGAGTGGGTCGGCTGCTTCGGCCTGACCGAGCCCGATGCCGGCTCCGACCCGGCCGGCATGAAGACCCGCGCCGAGAAGGTCTCGGACGGCTATCGCCTGACCGGCAGCAAGATGTGGATCTCGAACGCGCCGATCGCCGACGTATTCGTGGTCTGGGCCAAGTCGGCCGAGCATGACAACCAGATCCGCGGCTTCGTGCTGGAGAAGGGCATGAAGGGCCTCTCCGCGCCGAAGATCGGTGGCAAGCTCTCGCTTCGCGCCTCGATCACCGGCGAGGTCGTGATGGACGGCGTCGTGGTTCCGGAAGACGCGCTACTCCCCAACGTGTCCGGCCTCAAAGGCCCGTTCGGTTGCCTCAACCGTGCTCGTTACGGCATCTCCTGGGGCGCGCTCGGCGCCGCCGAGGACTGCATGCACCGCGCCCGCCAGTACACGCTCGACCGCAAGCAGTTCGGCAAGCCGCTGGCCGCGACCCAGCTCGTGCAGAAGAAGCTCGCCGACATGGAGACCGAGATCGCGCTTGGCCTCCAGGGCTCGTTGCGGGTCGGCCGCCTGATGGACGAGGGCAAGTTCGCCCCCGAGATGATCTCGCTCATGAAGCGCAACAATTGCGGCAAGGCCCTCGACATCGCCCGCGTCGCCCGCGACATGCACGGCGGCAACGGCATCTCGGCCGAGTACCACGTGATGCGCCACGTCCATAACCTCGAGACAGTCAACACCTACGAGGGCACCCACGACGTCCACGCCCTGATCCTGGGCCGCGCGATCACGGGCATTCAGGCGTTTTTCTGA
- a CDS encoding MBL fold metallo-hydrolase codes for MSDNDDVPFNRNFQLKAGVVEEVRPGVRRVLCNNPSPFTFTGTVSYIVGTGSVAIIDPGPDDEAHAAALLDAVRGETVSHIFVTHTHRDHSPNTPRIKQATGAPVYAEGPHRASRPRFESEKHNPESGADRDFAPDVRIAHGDVVEGAGWRLEAVATPGHTANHLAFAWPERKFNFVGDHVMGWSTSIVAPPDGSMIDYMESLDRLVAREEDLYFSGHGPEIPDGQRFVRFLIRHRKAREASILHRLAKGETDIPTMVRAIYIGIDPRLTTAAGYSVLAHLEDLVARGVVATDGDPVIGGTYRMV; via the coding sequence ATGTCCGACAACGACGACGTCCCGTTCAACCGCAACTTTCAGCTGAAAGCTGGTGTCGTCGAGGAAGTCCGCCCCGGCGTGCGGCGGGTGCTCTGTAACAATCCGAGCCCGTTCACCTTCACCGGCACCGTCAGCTACATCGTAGGTACCGGCAGCGTCGCGATCATCGATCCCGGTCCCGACGATGAGGCTCATGCGGCAGCACTTCTCGACGCCGTGCGCGGCGAGACAGTGAGCCATATCTTCGTCACCCACACCCATCGCGACCATTCGCCAAACACGCCGCGGATCAAGCAGGCGACCGGCGCGCCGGTTTATGCCGAAGGGCCGCACCGCGCCTCGCGCCCGCGCTTCGAGAGCGAGAAGCACAATCCGGAATCAGGCGCCGACCGCGACTTTGCGCCCGATGTGCGGATCGCCCATGGTGACGTCGTCGAAGGCGCCGGGTGGCGGCTCGAGGCCGTGGCCACGCCCGGTCACACCGCCAACCATCTCGCCTTTGCCTGGCCCGAGCGAAAGTTCAACTTCGTCGGCGATCACGTCATGGGCTGGTCGACGTCGATCGTGGCACCGCCCGATGGCTCGATGATCGACTACATGGAGTCGCTCGACCGGCTCGTCGCGCGCGAGGAGGATCTGTATTTCTCCGGCCATGGTCCGGAGATACCCGACGGTCAGCGCTTCGTGCGTTTCCTGATCCGCCACCGCAAGGCGCGCGAGGCCTCGATCCTGCACCGCCTCGCCAAGGGCGAGACGGATATCCCGACCATGGTGCGCGCGATCTACATCGGTATCGATCCGCGTCTGACGACGGCCGCCGGCTATTCCGTGTTGGCGCATCTGGAGGACCTGGTCGCACGCGGCGTTGTCGCGACGGACGGCGATCCCGTGATCGGCGGGACGTACCGGATGGTGTGA
- a CDS encoding DUF1499 domain-containing protein, with amino-acid sequence MARRFSAPYQSEPVSSLATWARNLAVFAVVAVVVSIIIVRFDFLEMKPALATFFGGLAISALSILFGLAGFAAIWQNGSRGMARILLAFLIDGAILAYPAYQALLYRKLPPIHDITTDPIDPPRFDALSRLRTGDGTNTAVYAGLYSAEQQRQFYPDIEPIELEIPVDRAYAIARQLVIKRKWTVIDDREPQPPRRMGRIEAVARTPIMGFREDISIRVVPDGDDSRVDIRSASRYFESDLGSNAARVTKFIDDLNTAADADALKPVKKTPVAPPKAPAKTVKK; translated from the coding sequence ATGGCCCGCAGGTTTTCCGCTCCCTATCAGTCGGAGCCCGTGTCCAGCCTCGCGACCTGGGCGCGCAATCTGGCCGTGTTCGCCGTAGTGGCGGTGGTGGTGTCGATCATTATCGTCCGCTTCGACTTCCTGGAGATGAAGCCGGCGCTGGCCACCTTCTTCGGCGGGCTCGCGATATCAGCGCTTTCCATCCTGTTTGGCCTCGCCGGCTTTGCAGCGATCTGGCAGAACGGCTCACGCGGCATGGCGCGCATCCTGCTCGCCTTCCTGATCGACGGGGCGATCCTCGCCTATCCCGCTTATCAAGCCCTGTTGTACCGCAAGCTGCCGCCGATCCACGACATCACCACCGACCCGATCGACCCGCCGCGCTTCGATGCGCTGTCGCGCCTGCGCACCGGCGACGGCACCAACACTGCCGTCTATGCCGGTCTCTATTCGGCCGAGCAGCAGCGCCAGTTCTATCCCGACATCGAGCCGATCGAGCTCGAGATCCCCGTCGACCGCGCCTATGCGATCGCGCGCCAGCTCGTCATCAAGCGCAAATGGACCGTCATCGACGACCGCGAGCCGCAGCCACCGCGCCGCATGGGCCGCATCGAGGCGGTGGCGCGCACGCCGATCATGGGCTTTCGCGAGGACATCTCGATCAGGGTCGTGCCTGACGGCGACGATTCCCGCGTCGATATCCGCTCCGCCTCGCGCTACTTCGAGAGCGACCTCGGCAGCAACGCTGCACGCGTGACGAAATTCATCGACGACCTCAATACCGCAGCCGACGCGGACGCGTTGAAGCCGGTGAAGAAGACCCCGGTCGCGCCACCGAAGGCGCCGGCGAAGACAGTCAAGAAGTAG